From Mucilaginibacter rubeus, a single genomic window includes:
- a CDS encoding ABC transporter permease/M1 family aminopeptidase has product MFLKIFLFEIQNRVRRPAVYLYFLAALVFTVFTFSTGSLPLGEKEHINAPYVLALWCSGITMMITLVSSSIMGTALYRDIEYNTKDYYLTYPITKTGYFWGRYLGSFVFMIGIASAVIIGAFIGTKLGPVMGWTDAKQYGPNNLIYYLHPFFTIGLPNVLFTSSLFFGLVALTRNVKVIYFGGILLFLFYFIALFFLNHVNNPTVINLSDPFGLNGIRMQTNNSSALEQNTTLFPVTGTFMLNRILWGGIGIVVVLFTYFRFSFERFFSGRRDKAAIDEVGVKTKTAITIKPAVSFTGKYNRNTLNNLVKVELLNIIRDNYFWIILLSGTLFLGFVLWLGNNMYGVPDFPRTVTLLAIFNDAFPFFIFFIIMFYTGETLHRDRATRYAFINDSLPPPNWVLNGSKLITLLLIGTGLSFIPIITGIIVQLLKGYYTFNLPAYFIYIGYILLPSLLEMVVFCYVMHVIIHNKFAAHGIGVFLWVIVFFLRKTGIFDYNLLLYSYTPSSGISDMTGMGHMATPVNWFNLYWLLFAGLLIIVSALFYYRGVTSSFKERLRLFPQRFNKSTALITTIVAIAFITVGAWNYYNISFLNSYLIKSENTDRAVLYEKTLKKYERLPLPKVTNIKMEVELYPDKQQVSSHAWVTITNKNKVAISQMLLDGDDLTAYSIKSGGVSVPFTNPLLYPRGFFNWFRPKVDTADFRLYQFTKPLMPGDSLTLEINAEIVPKGFTNGMYAAALVNNGTFFNGGLPGLGYDEDDELSSPYERKKAGLPEKKEEEIQQNDPKGINTLKAGRAADLLKLDITIGTLAGQTVIAPGRLVKNWQQNGRNYFHYVQDKPGMYMPMGIISEKLAVKKATVQLDHKVNIEIYYHPEHNTNIDRYIAAYKDGLTYYSNVYGDYPSNDIRLVETSVYGPRDASMTTLNTYAEYFGWNADFSDPNSFDYCYANTTRLLSQQWWRFQVAPNSTIGSLVIPEGLSNYDQLVMAEHKYGKDNMRYTVLDQLWYYLFIRRHLNENEHPLIKANQWFLWGGKASVALYGLRDLIGEDSLNVALREFKKAYAFKTDGPFAGANNLYQCLQKHVPDSLQYYLTDTWQKITLYDNGVTEVSSKPTGNKNEYKVTFKLNIDKVWKDAKNNDIPAINMNDYIDIGIFGKQVKGANNRMVSNTLYLKKYKLKRGQQQFSIVVKGQPASVAVDPFSKLIDRNPNDNIKDL; this is encoded by the coding sequence ATGTTTCTTAAAATATTTCTGTTCGAGATCCAGAATCGGGTCCGCAGGCCAGCCGTTTACCTATATTTTTTGGCAGCACTTGTATTTACAGTGTTTACCTTTTCAACAGGCTCATTACCACTGGGCGAAAAAGAGCACATTAATGCGCCCTATGTACTCGCCTTATGGTGCTCCGGCATCACCATGATGATCACGCTGGTGAGTTCCTCCATCATGGGCACCGCGCTATACCGCGATATTGAGTATAACACAAAAGATTATTACTTAACCTACCCTATCACAAAAACCGGTTATTTCTGGGGCCGTTACCTGGGTTCGTTTGTTTTCATGATCGGCATAGCATCGGCAGTTATTATCGGTGCATTTATTGGCACCAAACTTGGCCCTGTCATGGGATGGACAGATGCCAAGCAATACGGCCCCAATAACCTTATTTACTACCTGCACCCGTTTTTTACTATCGGGCTGCCTAATGTTTTATTCACTTCTTCGTTGTTTTTTGGCCTTGTGGCGCTTACGCGCAACGTAAAAGTGATTTATTTTGGTGGCATCCTGCTGTTCCTGTTCTACTTTATCGCGCTGTTTTTTCTTAACCATGTTAACAATCCAACGGTAATCAATCTCAGCGATCCCTTTGGGCTTAACGGCATTAGGATGCAAACCAACAATTCGAGCGCTCTTGAACAAAACACTACACTGTTCCCGGTAACCGGTACGTTTATGCTCAACCGTATATTGTGGGGAGGTATAGGGATAGTTGTTGTACTTTTCACCTATTTCCGGTTCAGCTTTGAGCGGTTCTTTAGTGGCCGGCGCGATAAGGCAGCTATTGATGAGGTGGGTGTTAAAACCAAGACTGCAATTACTATCAAGCCTGCGGTTAGCTTTACGGGCAAATACAACAGGAACACTCTAAATAACCTGGTAAAGGTCGAGCTGCTGAACATTATCCGCGATAATTATTTCTGGATCATATTGCTGAGCGGCACTTTGTTTCTCGGCTTTGTACTTTGGCTTGGCAATAACATGTATGGCGTACCCGATTTTCCACGTACGGTTACCCTCCTGGCAATTTTTAATGATGCCTTTCCCTTTTTCATTTTCTTTATCATCATGTTTTATACCGGCGAAACCCTGCACCGCGACAGGGCTACCCGCTATGCATTTATCAATGATTCGCTCCCGCCCCCAAACTGGGTACTGAATGGCTCAAAGCTTATCACCTTATTGCTTATTGGCACCGGGCTATCTTTTATACCAATCATAACCGGCATTATTGTTCAATTATTAAAAGGCTATTATACCTTCAATTTGCCTGCCTATTTCATCTATATCGGTTACATACTGCTGCCTTCGCTGCTGGAGATGGTTGTTTTTTGCTATGTAATGCACGTTATCATACATAACAAATTCGCGGCACATGGTATAGGCGTTTTTTTATGGGTGATAGTTTTCTTTTTGCGCAAAACAGGCATTTTTGATTATAACTTGCTGCTGTATTCATATACGCCATCTTCAGGTATATCTGACATGACAGGCATGGGCCATATGGCAACGCCCGTTAATTGGTTTAACCTCTATTGGTTACTATTTGCCGGATTGCTCATCATTGTTTCGGCATTGTTTTACTACCGTGGCGTAACCTCATCTTTTAAAGAACGGCTGCGCTTATTTCCGCAGCGTTTTAATAAAAGCACGGCTTTGATCACTACAATAGTGGCTATAGCGTTTATAACCGTTGGCGCGTGGAATTATTACAACATCAGCTTTTTAAACAGCTACCTCATCAAAAGCGAAAACACTGACAGGGCCGTGTTGTATGAAAAAACGCTAAAAAAATATGAGCGCCTGCCTCTTCCTAAAGTAACCAACATAAAAATGGAGGTAGAGCTTTATCCTGATAAACAGCAGGTATCTTCGCATGCATGGGTTACAATCACCAATAAAAACAAAGTTGCCATATCGCAAATGCTGCTGGATGGTGATGACCTTACCGCTTATTCGATTAAAAGCGGTGGAGTATCAGTCCCTTTTACAAATCCTCTGCTTTATCCCCGTGGGTTTTTCAACTGGTTCAGGCCGAAGGTTGATACCGCCGATTTTCGCTTGTACCAGTTTACAAAACCTTTAATGCCTGGCGATTCACTAACACTGGAAATCAATGCAGAAATAGTACCCAAAGGATTTACCAACGGCATGTATGCCGCGGCCCTCGTTAACAACGGTACATTTTTTAACGGTGGATTACCCGGACTGGGCTACGATGAAGACGATGAACTAAGCAGTCCGTACGAACGCAAAAAAGCCGGCCTACCCGAAAAAAAGGAAGAAGAAATTCAGCAGAATGATCCTAAAGGCATTAATACCTTAAAAGCCGGCAGAGCGGCCGACCTACTTAAACTTGACATTACTATAGGCACCCTGGCCGGTCAAACTGTTATTGCTCCCGGTAGGCTTGTAAAAAACTGGCAACAGAACGGTCGTAACTATTTTCACTACGTGCAGGATAAACCAGGCATGTATATGCCAATGGGTATCATATCCGAAAAACTGGCCGTAAAGAAAGCAACCGTTCAGTTGGATCACAAAGTAAATATCGAGATTTACTATCATCCTGAACATAACACTAATATCGACAGGTACATCGCCGCTTATAAAGATGGATTAACTTATTATAGTAATGTTTACGGCGATTATCCGTCTAACGATATCCGCTTGGTGGAAACATCTGTTTACGGCCCACGGGATGCCTCTATGACGACGTTGAATACTTACGCCGAATACTTTGGATGGAATGCCGATTTCAGCGATCCTAACAGTTTTGATTATTGCTATGCCAATACTACAAGATTATTATCACAACAGTGGTGGCGTTTTCAGGTTGCCCCAAACAGTACTATAGGTAGCCTGGTAATACCAGAAGGGTTATCAAACTATGATCAACTGGTGATGGCCGAGCATAAATATGGCAAGGATAACATGCGTTACACCGTGCTTGATCAGTTATGGTATTATCTGTTCATTAGGCGGCACCTCAATGAAAACGAGCATCCTTTAATAAAAGCCAATCAATGGTTTTTATGGGGAGGCAAAGCAAGCGTCGCCTTATATGGCCTGCGCGACCTGATTGGCGAAGACAGTCTGAACGTGGCATTGCGCGAGTTTAAAAAGGCCTATGCGTTTAAAACAGATGGTCCGTTTGCGGGAGCCAACAACCTTTACCAATGTCTTCAAAAGCATGTACCCGATTCGCTACAATATTACCTTACAGATACCTGGCAAAAGATCACGCTGTATGATAATGGGGTAACCGAAGTAAGCAGTAAACCCACCGGTAATAAAAACGAATACAAGGTTACCTTCAAACTAAACATTGATAAAGTATGGAAGGACGCCAAAAACAATGATATCCCGGCAATAAACATGAACGATTATATTGATATCGGCATCTTTGGCAAGCAGGTTAAGGGTGCAAATAACCGAATGGTAAGCAACACGCTATACCTCAAAAAGTATAAACTGAAACGCGGTCAACAACAATTCAGCATTGTGGTTAAGGGTCAGCCAGCTTCGGTAGCCGTTGATCCCTTCAGTAAACTAATTGACAGGAACCCTAACGACAACATTAAAGACCTTTAG
- a CDS encoding alpha-L-fucosidase — MYKKYLFFLLLFCGIQSASAQNDLVKDDNASNYNLNKPERELWLKNTGLGLFIHFSMDSQLGLVISHSLVGASDDYVNRYFNDLPKTFDPSKFDPHQIATLAKLAGMKYIVFTTKHHSGFCMWDTKTTDFSITHTPYKKDLLKEFVDATREAGLQVGFYFSPEDFNFLRDHHIAISRTDVKMDAETRREYDDYTRKQCEELMTNYGKIDVLFIDGDPKEVVKQTCWKLQPDLLITRGAIKTPEQIMPGAMINEPWLSCITMGTAWGYQPTNERYKSGNQLIGLLIEARAKGGSLLLNVGPKPDGALPIEQEERLREMSAWYFVNRECIDSVRSWVISKEGDTWFTAKNGHTLYAIVTNAADWKEGARKTFLIRSAIATDKTQVSVLGQNSKVIEYKTDDVSCRYKQTDKGLEVSVVKAQRIYDDHRWPNPVVIKLENVNPVFNEAAIVETGAALKVKAGAALKGKVLNYKSISAKRARFDYRPYHGQVETLYAGKWTAGTWVNINADGTFEATLPLKADYEYKAVVEQANVEIEGENKLFKP; from the coding sequence ATGTATAAGAAATACCTTTTTTTCCTGCTGCTGTTTTGCGGTATTCAAAGCGCATCGGCACAAAATGATTTGGTTAAAGATGATAATGCAAGTAATTATAACCTGAATAAACCCGAACGTGAACTGTGGCTCAAAAACACGGGTTTAGGTTTGTTTATCCATTTTAGTATGGATAGCCAGTTAGGGTTGGTGATCAGTCACTCGCTGGTTGGTGCAAGTGATGACTACGTTAACCGGTATTTTAATGATTTGCCTAAAACTTTTGATCCCTCAAAGTTTGATCCGCACCAGATAGCAACCCTGGCTAAACTGGCCGGGATGAAGTACATCGTTTTTACAACCAAGCATCACTCAGGTTTTTGTATGTGGGATACCAAAACAACAGATTTTAGTATAACTCATACACCGTATAAAAAAGACCTTTTAAAGGAGTTCGTTGATGCTACACGCGAAGCGGGCCTACAGGTTGGATTCTATTTTTCGCCGGAGGATTTTAACTTTCTTCGAGATCATCATATTGCTATCAGTCGTACAGATGTTAAGATGGACGCGGAAACCCGCCGTGAATATGACGACTATACCCGGAAACAATGCGAGGAGTTGATGACTAACTACGGTAAAATAGATGTACTTTTTATAGATGGCGATCCTAAAGAAGTAGTTAAACAAACCTGCTGGAAATTACAGCCGGATTTGCTGATAACCCGTGGAGCTATTAAAACTCCGGAGCAGATCATGCCGGGAGCCATGATCAATGAGCCATGGCTGTCATGCATTACCATGGGTACTGCCTGGGGATATCAGCCAACTAATGAAAGGTATAAATCGGGCAATCAATTGATAGGTTTATTGATAGAGGCGAGGGCTAAAGGTGGTTCGCTTTTGTTGAACGTAGGCCCTAAGCCCGATGGTGCATTGCCCATTGAACAGGAAGAAAGGTTACGCGAAATGTCGGCATGGTATTTTGTTAACCGCGAGTGTATTGACAGTGTACGAAGCTGGGTAATAAGTAAAGAAGGCGATACTTGGTTCACCGCTAAAAATGGCCATACACTTTACGCTATCGTCACCAATGCTGCCGATTGGAAGGAGGGGGCCCGGAAAACTTTCCTGATCCGCTCTGCCATCGCCACTGATAAAACTCAGGTGAGTGTATTGGGACAAAATAGTAAAGTAATTGAATATAAAACGGATGATGTAAGTTGCAGATACAAACAAACCGATAAGGGGCTTGAAGTTTCGGTTGTTAAGGCCCAACGCATTTATGACGATCATCGCTGGCCTAACCCTGTGGTTATTAAATTAGAAAATGTTAATCCGGTTTTTAATGAAGCCGCCATAGTTGAAACCGGTGCAGCTTTAAAAGTGAAAGCCGGAGCAGCTTTAAAAGGCAAGGTATTGAATTATAAAAGCATCTCGGCAAAACGGGCCCGGTTTGATTATCGCCCATATCATGGGCAGGTTGAAACCTTGTATGCAGGTAAGTGGACGGCAGGCACCTGGGTAAATATTAATGCCGATGGTACGTTTGAAGCAACACTTCCCTTAAAAGCCGATTATGAATACAAAGCAGTAGTTGAACAGGCTAATGTTGAAATTGAAGGGGAGAATAAGTTATTTAAGCCGTAG